From the Cyanobacteria bacterium FACHB-DQ100 genome, one window contains:
- a CDS encoding response regulator produces MTVRLPLRSQLLEITPSSDLESTAAALLEVDSQEVPSLAGLQILAVDDDEDSRNLFKYRLEEVGAEVVGVGSAREATAALRASPERFDVLLADIGMPDEDGFSLIRQVRALEAGGQIPAAAITAYVSDQERQRAIESGFQKHLAKPVNWTQLIRTIAELVGRSL; encoded by the coding sequence ATGACCGTGAGATTGCCTCTACGATCTCAACTCCTAGAAATCACACCGTCGAGTGACCTAGAGTCCACAGCAGCAGCCCTTTTAGAAGTCGATAGTCAGGAGGTCCCTTCTTTGGCAGGCTTACAAATTTTGGCGGTGGATGACGATGAGGATAGTCGCAACCTATTTAAGTACCGATTGGAAGAGGTTGGGGCAGAAGTGGTTGGGGTTGGCTCGGCTAGAGAAGCGACCGCGGCTTTGAGGGCATCTCCTGAGCGATTTGATGTCCTTTTAGCAGATATTGGAATGCCTGATGAGGATGGATTCTCTTTGATTCGGCAGGTGAGAGCATTAGAAGCTGGAGGACAAATTCCAGCAGCCGCGATCACAGCTTACGTCAGTGATCAGGAGCGACAAAGAGCGATCGAGTCGGGATTTCAAAAGCACTTAGCGAAACCCGTTAATTGGACTCAATTGATTAGGACGATCGCGGAGTTAGTTGGACGATCTCTCTAA